From the genome of Triticum aestivum cultivar Chinese Spring chromosome 3B, IWGSC CS RefSeq v2.1, whole genome shotgun sequence, one region includes:
- the LOC123068782 gene encoding lysine-rich arabinogalactan protein 19 isoform X1: MEQGAGKKLGKAKASKYDVKASPQSEVSALELPGAPTRAEVAALQLPGAPPSPTQPEVDTTSQATALQLPGARPQPPQAEVSPRPLTIVPAPAHLPPQADAVWFRSLLEALRLRFPGPVVARIFEAFQGAWASVHGWWSGPPPAAAPVINKKNKNKKKDKNKNTLLPVPRRSKAWLYWEKRRRRRVIPPPPVLDEPQPSQPAPVPLIIDGETVPAEIVEGYKRYCRIARSSPATTTVCHLCIFEMIAHCNKHRSVAVRCSRFGCAAKVPPGRDLRWHTHICHDLPADWWLP, translated from the exons ATGGAGCAGGGCGCCGGGAAGAAGCTCGGCAAGGCTAAGGCGTCCAAGTACGATGTGAAGGCATCTCCTCAGAGCGAGGTGTCCGCTCTGGAGCTCCCTGGCGCGCCGACTCGGGCCGAGGTGGCCGCGCTGCAGCTTCCGGGCGCCCCACCATCGCCGACCCAGCCCGAGGTCGACACGACATCTCAGGCGACCGCGTTGCAGCTCCCAGGCGCGCGACCCCAGCCGCCTCAGGCCGAGGTGTCTCCTCGCCCGCTTACGATCGTCCCCGCCCCCGCTCACCTTCCGCCTCAGGCCGACGCGGTCTGGTTCAGGAGCTTGCTGGAGGCCCTCCGACTCCGGTTTCCGGGGCCGGTTGTGGCGAGGATCTTCGAGGCCTTCCAGGGCGCGTGGGCGTCCGTGCACGGGTGGTGGAGCGggccgccgccagcagcagcgccgGTGATCaacaagaagaacaagaacaagaagaaggacaagaacaaGAATACCTTGCTCCCCGTGCCGCGGCGTAGTAAGGCATGGTTGTACTGGGagaagcgccgccgccgccgggtgaTCCCCCCTCCTCCTGTTCTTGATGAGCCGCAGCCTTCGCAGCCCGCACCAGTGCCACTG ATTATCGATGGAGAGACCGTCCCCGCTGAGATTGTGGAGGGATATAAGAGGTACTGCAGAATAGCTAGATCCTCTCCGGCGACAACAACAGTGTGCCACCTTTGCATTTTTGAG ATGATCGCGCATTGCAACAAGCATCGTTCAGTAGCTGTCCGCTGCAGCAGGTTTGGCTGTGCTGCTAAGGTTCCTCCCGGCCGCGACTTACGCTGGCACACCCATATTTGCCACGACTTGCCTGCTGATTGGTGGCTACCATAG
- the LOC123068782 gene encoding lysine-rich arabinogalactan protein 19 isoform X2, giving the protein MEQGAGKKLGKAKASKYDVKASPQSEVSALELPGAPTRAEVAALQLPGAPPSPTQPEVDTTSQATALQLPGARPQPPQAEVSPRPLTIVPAPAHLPPQADAVWFRSLLEALRLRFPGPVVARIFEAFQGAWASVHGWWSGPPPAAAPVINKKNKNKKKDKNKNTLLPVPRRSKAWLYWEKRRRRRVIPPPPVLDEPQPSQPAPVPLIIDGETVPAEIVEGYKR; this is encoded by the exons ATGGAGCAGGGCGCCGGGAAGAAGCTCGGCAAGGCTAAGGCGTCCAAGTACGATGTGAAGGCATCTCCTCAGAGCGAGGTGTCCGCTCTGGAGCTCCCTGGCGCGCCGACTCGGGCCGAGGTGGCCGCGCTGCAGCTTCCGGGCGCCCCACCATCGCCGACCCAGCCCGAGGTCGACACGACATCTCAGGCGACCGCGTTGCAGCTCCCAGGCGCGCGACCCCAGCCGCCTCAGGCCGAGGTGTCTCCTCGCCCGCTTACGATCGTCCCCGCCCCCGCTCACCTTCCGCCTCAGGCCGACGCGGTCTGGTTCAGGAGCTTGCTGGAGGCCCTCCGACTCCGGTTTCCGGGGCCGGTTGTGGCGAGGATCTTCGAGGCCTTCCAGGGCGCGTGGGCGTCCGTGCACGGGTGGTGGAGCGggccgccgccagcagcagcgccgGTGATCaacaagaagaacaagaacaagaagaaggacaagaacaaGAATACCTTGCTCCCCGTGCCGCGGCGTAGTAAGGCATGGTTGTACTGGGagaagcgccgccgccgccgggtgaTCCCCCCTCCTCCTGTTCTTGATGAGCCGCAGCCTTCGCAGCCCGCACCAGTGCCACTG ATTATCGATGGAGAGACCGTCCCCGCTGAGATTGTGGAGGGATATAAGAG ATGA